One genomic window of Salvia miltiorrhiza cultivar Shanhuang (shh) chromosome 4, IMPLAD_Smil_shh, whole genome shotgun sequence includes the following:
- the LOC131020296 gene encoding LOW QUALITY PROTEIN: glycerophosphodiester phosphodiesterase GDPD6-like (The sequence of the model RefSeq protein was modified relative to this genomic sequence to represent the inferred CDS: deleted 1 base in 1 codon), which produces MASPRLVPFVFLLLIVGCSARALYPLPSRRNDRNRQPLQTFRAYNIAHRGSNGEIPEETTAAYMRAIKEGADFIETDILASKDGVLICFHDVVLDVTTDVANHTQFASRKRTYEVQGTKITGFFPVDFTLKELKLLRVKQRFEYRDQQYNGKFSIITFEEFISIALNAPRVVGIYPEIKNPVFINQHVKWPGGKKFEDIFVETLKKNGYEGTYLSKQWMKQPAFIQSFAPTSLTYVSKLTNLPKIFLIDDLAVPTQDTNQSYWEITSDKYLDYIREYVVGIGPWKDTIVPASNNYLQTPTDLVARAHARNLQVHPYTFRNEYSFLHFNFSQDPYKEYAFWINEVGVDGLFTDFTGSLHHYQQWTSPFPVGDVDAYSLLDKIVAMITKFRHP; this is translated from the exons ATGGCTTCACCCC GCCTTGTTCCTTTTGTTTTTCTGCTACTTATTGTTGGGTGCTCTGCTCGAGCTCTTTATCCACTCCCAAGCAGGAGAAATGATAGAAACAGGCAACCATTACAAACATTTCGTGCATATAACATTGCACACCGTGGTTCAAATGGAGAAATTCCTGAAGAAACCACTGCCGCCTACATG AGAGCTATTAAAGAAGGTGCTGATTTCATAGAGACAGATATTTTAGCCTCCAAAGATGGTGTTCTTATATGCTTCCATGACGTAGTCCTTGATGTCACTACTGATGTGGCCAATCATACACAGTTCGCCAGCCGGAAAAGGACCTATGAGGTTCAAGGGACAAAAATTACAGGCTTCTTTCCAG TTGATTTCACTCTAAAAGAGTTAAAGTTGTTGCGAGTGAAGCAGAGATTTGAGTACCGGGATCAGCAGTATAACG GAAAGTTTTCTATTATCACATTTGAAGAATTCATTTCAATTGCTTTGAATGCACCAAGGGTTGTTGGGATATATCCGGAGATAAAGAATCCAGTTTTCATCAATCAGCAT GTTAAATGGCCTGGTGGCAAAAAGTTTGAGGATATATTTGTTGAGACACTAAAAAAGAACGGATATGAAGGTACTTATTTGTCCAAGCAATGGATGAAACAACCTGCTTTTATTCAGTCGTTTGCTCCGACATCACTTACCTATGTGTCAAAACTGACCAACCTGCCCAAGATATTTCTAATTGATGAC CTAGCAGTGCCAACTCAAGACACAAATCAG TCATACTGGGAGATCACTTCGGACAAATATCTCGACTATATCAGGGAATATGTTGTGGGAATTGGGCCCTGGAAGGATACCATTGTTCCAGCGTCAAATAATTATCTGCAAACTCCGACCGATCTTGTAGCCAGAGCACATGCCCGTAACCTGCAG GTGCATCCATACACTTTCCGGAATGAGTATTCGTTTCTGCACTTCAACTTCAGCCAAGACCCGTATAAAGAATACGCGTTTTGGATAAACGAGGTAGGGGTTGACGGACTCTTTACAGACTTCACAGGGAGCCTCCATCATTACCAGCAATGGACAAGTCCCTTCCCAGTAGGAGATGTGGATGCATATAGCCTGCTCGATAAAATCGTAGCTATGATCACCAAGTTTAGGCATCCATAG
- the LOC131020320 gene encoding replication protein A 70 kDa DNA-binding subunit B, which translates to MAKTVSPDAISFILANPCPDSSTDLPELIVQVLDLKPTGNKYMFMASDGKMKVRALLQSTLASEVTSGNIQNLGLLRILDYTLNDIATKNEKFLIVSKCNAVSPALESEYKTEVKVEGSGLSLKPHQAMDVDVKTESAGIVLKPKHEVMTKSAAQIVHDQHGNMAPAARMAMTRRVHPLVSLNPYQGNWTIKVRVTSKGNMRTYKNARGEGCVFNVELTDEDGTQIQATMFNDAARKFFDKFQMGKVYYISKGTLKVANKQFKTVQNDYEITLNENSEVEEASNEATFIPETKFSFTPIDELGPYVNGRELVDVIGVVQSVSPTMSIRRKSNNETIPKRDIVIADETKKTVVVSLWNDLATSVGQELLDMADKSPVVAIKSLKVGEFQGVSLSALSKSVIVVEPDTPEAKKLRSWFDSEGKDTSLAAIGSGLSPSNRNGARSMYADRVSLSHITSNPSLGEDKPVYFSIKAFISSIKPDQTMWYRACKTCNKKVTEAVGSGYWCEGCQKNEDDSSLRYILVVKVSDASGEAVSLGFQ; encoded by the exons ATGGCTAAAACTGTAAGCCCAGATGCTATATCGTTTATTCTAGCAAACCCATGCCCCGATTCTTCCACCGATTTGCCGGAACTCATTGTACAAGTCCTCGATCTCAAGCCCACCGGCAACAAATACAT GTTCATGGCCAGTGATGGCAAAATGAAGGTGAGGGCTCTGTTGCAGTCAACTCTAGCGTCTGAGGTGACATCTGGAAACATCCAGAATTTGGGGCTTCTTCGTATTCTTGACTACACTCTCAATGACATCGCAACCAAGAATGAAAA GTTCTTGATTGTGTCAAAGTGTAATGCTGTGTCGCCTGCACTTGAGTCTGAGTATAAGACTGAGGTGAAGGTTGAGGGTAGTGGGCTTTCTTTGAAACCGCACCAGGCAATGGATGTTGATGTGAAAACTGAATCTGCTGGTATTGTATTGAAGCCAAAACATGAAGTTATGACTAAATCTGCTGCTCAAATTGTCCATGATCAGCATGGAAA TATGGCACCAGCTGCACGAATGGCAATGACACGGAGGGTCCATCCACTTGTCTCTTTGAATCCTTATCAAGGAAACTGGACCATCAAAGTCCGGGTTACAAGCAAAGGAAACATGCGGACTTACAAGAATGCTAGAGGAGAAGGCTGTGTGTTCAATGTAGAGTTGACGGATGAAGAT GGCACTCAAATACAAGCAACAATGTTTAATGATGCTGCAAGGAAATTCTTTGATAAGTTTCAGATGGGGAAGGTTTACTACATATCAAAGGGAACCTTGAAAGTAGCAAACAAGCAATTCAAAACTGTACAAAATGATTATGAGATAACCTTGAATGAAAATTCGGAAGTGGAGGAAGCCAGCAATGAGGCGACCTTTATTCCTGAAACAAAATTCAGTTTTACTCCGATTGATGAGTTAGGCCCATATGTCAATGGAAGGGAGCTTGTTG ATGTTATTGGTGTGGTTCAGAGTGTGTCTCCAACAATGAGTATTAGAAGGAAAAGCAACAATGAGACAATCCCAAAGCGTGATATAGTCATTGCTGATGAGAC GAAGAAAACTGTGGTGGTGTCCCTATGGAATGATCTTGCCACGAGTGTTGGGCAAGAACTGCTAGATATGGCTGATAAATCTCCTGTAGTTGCTATAAAATCTCTTAAAGTTGGTGAATTTCAAG GTGTATCGCTATCAGCACTGAGTAAAAGTGTTATAGTAGTTGAGCCTGACACACCAGAAGCCAAAAAGCTGAGATCTTG GTTTGATTCTGAAGGCAAAGACACTTCTTTGGCTGCTATTGGTTCTGGCTTAAGCCCGTCCAACAGAAATGGAGCTCGTTCCATGTACGCCGATAGAGTTTCCTTATCTCATATCACCAGTAACCCTTCCTTGGGAGAGGACAAG CCTGTATATTTCTCCATTAAAGCATTCATCAGCTCCATCAAACCTGATCAAACAATGTGGTACCGTGCTTGCAAGACATGCAACAAGAAGGTTACTGAGGCCGTGGGATCTGGCTACTGGTGCGAAGGGTGCCAGAAGAACGAAGATGATAGCAGTTTGAG ATACATACTGGTGGTAAAGGTCTCTGATGCAAGTGGTGAGGCAGTTTCTCTCGGTTTTCAATGA
- the LOC131020323 gene encoding 60S ribosomal protein L44 has translation MVNVPKTKKTYCKSKECKKHTLHKVTQYKKGKDSLAAQGKRRYDRKQSGYGGQTKPVFHKKAKTTKKIVLRLQCQGCKHVSQHPIKRCKHFEIGGDKKGKGTSLF, from the exons ATG GTGAACGTTCCAAAAACTAAGAAAACTTACTGCAAGTCAAAGGAATGCAAAAAGCACACCTTGCACAAGGTCACCCAATACAAGAAGGGGAAGGATAGCTTAGCTGCTCAGGGTAAGCGCCGTTATGACAGGAAGCAGTCAGGTTATGGTGGTCAGACCAAGCCTGTCTTCCACAAGAAG GCTAAAACGACGAAGAAGATTGTGCTGAGGCTGCAATGCCAGGGTTGCAAACATGTCTCCCAACACCCAATCAAG AGGTGCAAGCACTTTGAAATTGGTGGAGATAAGAAGGGCAAAGGAACATCGCTTTTTTAA
- the LOC131020324 gene encoding uncharacterized protein LOC131020324: MESSEVKRSTSPAASNEVDVADDDCSSKKPPKPEATQPPLNQEMERCPSGYRIPASVFESSTQGDWSVASNESLFSIHMGNMSFTNDYYTWRSGELGPPTSDHMFCYSEHSSTGGAADMRSRELGLAEATMLEVIKENEGRSPPRPLPAEVRNARRSAGSNHSNMSFAFSVAGGDTERIPSSTKSTAAAAVAAAAEAEAEAAEAENNAAEAEHDEAKEKEKGAQHRSNWLFCCPCWSFCS; encoded by the exons ATGGAATCTAGTGAAGTGAAGAGAAGCACATCTCCAGCAGCATCCAATGAAGTCGATGTAGCCGATGACGACTGCAGCTCCAAGAAACCCCCGAAGCCGGAGGCGACGCAGCCGCCCCTGAATCAAGAGATGGAGCGGTGCCCCTCCGGCTACAGGATCCCGGCCTCCGTGTTCGAGTCGTCGACGCAGGGCGACTGGAGCGTCGCCTCCAACGAGTCGCTCTTCAGCATCCACATGGGCAACATGAGCTTCACCAACGACTACTACACGTGGCGCTCGGGCGAGCTCGGCCCGCCCACCTCGGACCACATGTTTTGCTACTCGGAGCATTCGTCCACGGGCGGCGCCGCCGACATGAGGAGCCGCGAGCTCGGCCTTGCGGAGGCCACCATGCTGGAGGTGATTAAGGAGAACGAGGGGCGGAGTCCGCCGAGACCGCTGCCGGCGGAAGTGCGAAACGCTCGGCGTTCGGCGGGGAGCAACCATAGCAACATGTCCTTCGCGTTTTCGGT AGCGGGAGGAGACACGGAGAGGATACCAAGCTCAACAAAATCGACGGCAGCAGCAGCGGTAGCGGCAGCGGCAGAGGCAGAGGCAGAGGCAGCGGAGGCGGAGAATAATGCAGCAGAGGCAGAGCACGATGAAgcgaaagagaaagaaaaagggGCTCAACATCGATCAAACTGGTTATTTTGTTGCCCCTGCTGGTCATTTTGTTCCTAA